Proteins encoded together in one Phyllostomus discolor isolate MPI-MPIP mPhyDis1 chromosome 6, mPhyDis1.pri.v3, whole genome shotgun sequence window:
- the MSH6 gene encoding DNA mismatch repair protein Msh6 isoform X2 — protein sequence MSRQSTLYSFFPKSPAALNNSNKARVKASGEGGAAAATRASPSPSGDAAWSEDGPGPGPGRLASSASPPEARDLNGGLQRSTAPAVPSSSCDFSPGDLVWAKMEGYPWWPCLVYNHPFDGTFIREKGKSARVHVQFFDDSPTRGWVSRRLLKPYTGSKSKEAQKGGHFYSAKPEILRAMQRADEALNKDKIKRLELAVCDEPSEPEEEEMEVGATYASDKSEEDHEMESEEEVPPKVQGSRRSSRQIKKRRVISDSESDIGGSDVEFKPDAKEEGSSDEISSGLGDSDSESLHSSVKVAPKRKRMVTGNGSLKRKSSRKEIPSVTKRATSISSETRSALCAFSAPQNSESQAHISGGCDDNSRPTVWYHETLEWLKEEKRRDVHRRRPDHPDFDASTLHVPEDFLNSCTPGMRKWWQIKSQNFDLVIFYKVGKFYELYHMDALTGVNELGLVFMKGNWAHSGFPEIAFGRYSDSLVQKGYKVARVEQTETPEMMEARCRKMAHICKHDKVVRREICRVITKGTQTYSVLEGDPSENYSKYLLSLKEKEDDNSGHTRVYGVCFVDASLGKFFIGQFSDDRHCSRFRTLVAHYPPVQVLFEKGNLSTETKMILKGSLSSSLQEALIPGSQFWDAAKTLRTLLEEGYFTEKLNEDSGVMLPQVLKGMTSESDSIGLTPGEKSELALSALGGCVFYLKKCLIDQELLSMANFEEYIPLDSDMVNATRPGAFFSKTSQRMVLDSVTLNNLEIFLNGTNGSTEGTLLEKIDTCHTPFGKRLLKQWLCAPLCNPSAINDRLDAIEDLMVVPDKIPELADLLKKLPDLERLLSKIHNVGSPLKSQNHPDSRAIMYEETTYSKKKIIDFLSALEGFKVMCKIIGIMEEVIDDFKSKILKQVITLQTKNPEGRFPDLTVELNRWDTAFDHEKARKTGLITPKAGFDSDYDQALADIKENEQSLLEYLEKQRSRIGCRTIVYWGIGRNRYQLEIPENFITRNLPEEYELKSTKKGCKRYWTKTIEKKLANLINAEERRDVSLKDCMRRLFYNFDKNYKNWQAAVECIAVLDVLLCLANYSRGGDGPMCRPVILLPKEDAPVFLDLKGSRHPCITKTFFGAEFIPNDIVIGCEEEEEENGKAYCVLVTGPNMGGKSTLMRQAGLLAVLAQMGCYVPAEVCRLTPIDRVFTRLGASDRIMSGESTFFVELSETASILTHATAHSLVLVDELGRGTATFDGTAIASAVVKELAENIKCRTLFSTHYHSLVEDYSQNVAVRLGHMACMVENECEDPSQETITFLYKFIKGACPKSYGFNAARLANLPEEVIQKGHRKAREFEKITNSLRLFREVCLASERSTVDAEAVHKLLTMIEEL from the exons TTCTTGTGACTTCTCACCAGGTGATTTGGtttgggccaagatggagggCTACCCCTGGTGGCCTTGCCTGGTTTACAACCACCCTTTTGATGGAACATTCATCCGTGAGAAAGGGAAGTCTGCCCGGGTTCATGTACAATTTTTTGATGACAGCCCAACAAGGGGCTGGGTTAGCAGAAGGCTATTAAAGCCATATACAG GTTCAAAATCAAAGGAAGCCCAGAAAGGAGGTCATTTTTATAGTGCAAAGCCTGAAATACTCAGAGCAATGCAACGTGCAGATGAAGCCTTGAATAAAGACAAGATTAAGAGGCTTGAATTGGCAGTGTGTGATGAGCCCTCAGAaccagaggaggaagaaatggag GTAGGTGCAACTTATGCATCAGATAAGAGTGAAGAAGACCATGAAATGGAGAGTGAAGAGGAAGTACCACCTAAGGTGCAAGGATCTAGGAGAAGTAGCCGCCAAATTAAAAAACGAAGAGTCATATCAGACTCTGAGAGCGACATCGGTGGCTCTGATGTGGAATTCAAGCCAGATgctaaggaagaaggaagcagtGATGAAATAAGCAGTGGATTGGGGGATAGTGACAGCGAAAGCCTGCACAGCTCTGTCAAAGTTGCTCCGAAGCGGAAGAGAATGGTGACTGGAAATGGTTCTCTCAAAAGGAAAAGTTCAAGGAAGGAAATTCCCTCAGTCACCAAACGAGCAACCAGCATTTCATCTGAAACCAGGAGTGCTTTGTGTGCTTTCTCTGCCCCTCAAAATTCTGAATCCCAAGCCCACATTAGCGGAGGATGTGATGATAATAGTCGCCCCACTGTCTGGTATCATGAAACTTTAGAGTGGCttaaggaggaaaagagaagagatgtGCATAGGAGGCGACCCGATCATCCCGATTTTGATGCATCTACACTCCATGTGCCTGAGGATTTCCTTAATTCCTGTACTCCCGGGATGAGGAAGTGGTGGCAGATTAAGTCTCAGAACTTTGATCTTGTCATATTTTATAAGGTGGGGAAGTTTTATGAGCTGTACCACATGGATGCTCTTACTGGAGTCAATGAATTAGGGCTGGTGTTCATGAAAGGCAACTGGGCCCATTCTGGTTTCCCTGAAATTGCATTTGGCCGATACTCAGATTCTCTGGTCCAGAAGGGCTACAAAGTAGCACGAGTGGAACAGACTGAGACCCCGGAAATGATGGAGGCAAGATGCCGAAAGATGGCGCATATATGTAAGCATGATAAAGTGGTGAGGAGGGAGATTTGTAGGGTCATTACTAAGGGTACACAGACATACAGTGTGCTGGAAGGTGACCCCTCTGAGAACTATAGCAAATATCTTCTTAGCCTCAAAGAAAAAGAGGATGATAATTCTGGCCACACTCGAGTGTATGGTGTGTGCTTCGTTGATGCCTCGCTTGGAAAGTTTTTCATAGGTCAGTTTTCAGATGATCGCCATTGTTCCAGGTTTAGGACTCTAGTGGCACATTACCCTCCAGTACAAGTCTTGTTTGAGAAAGGAAATCTCTCAACAGAAACTAAGATGATTTTGAAGGGTTCATTATCCTCTTCTCTTCAGGAAGCTCTGATACCAGGCTCCCAGTTTTGGGATGCAGCCAAAACTTTGAGAACTCTCCTTGAAGAAggatattttacagaaaagttaaatgaGGACAGTGGGGTGATGTTACCCCAGGTGCTTAAGGGTATGACTTCAGAGTCTGATTCTATTGGGTTGACACCAGGAGAGAAGAGTGAATTGGCCCTCTCTGCTCTAGGTGGTTGTGTCTTCTACCTCAAAAAATGCCTTATCGATCAGGAGCTTTTATCAATGGCTAATTTTGAAGAATATATTCCCTTGGATTCAGACATGGTCAATGCTACAAGACCTGgtgcttttttttctaaaaccagTCAACGAATGGTGCTAGATTCTGTGACATTAAACAACTTGGAGATTTTTCTGAATGGAACAAATGGTTCTACTGAAGGTACTCTGCTAGAGAAGATTGATACCTGCCATACTCCTTTTGGTAAGCGGCTCCTAAAGCAATGGCTTTGTGCCCCACTGTGTAACCCTTCTGCTATCAACGATCGTCTGGATGCTATTGAAGATCTAATGGTTGTGCCTGACAAAATCCCTGAGCTTGCAGACCTTCTAAAGAAGCTTCCAGACCTTGAGAGACTATTGAGTAAAATTCATAATGTTGGCTCTCCCTTAAAGAGTCAGAACCATCCAGATAGTAGGGCTATAATGTATGAAGAAACTACCTATAGCAAAAAAAAgattattgattttctttctgctctggaaGGATTTAAAGTAATGTGTAAAATTATAGGGATTATGGAAGAAGTCATTGATGACTTTAAGTCTAAAATCCTTAAGCAGGTCATTACTCTGCAGACAAAAAATCCCGAAGGCCGTTTTCCAGATTTAACTGTAGAACTGAACCGATGGGATACAGCCTTTGACCATGAAAAGGCTCGAAAGACTGGACTGATTACTCCCAAAGCAGGATTTGACTCGGATTATGACCAAGCTCTTGctgacataaaagaaaatgagcagagCCTCTTGGAATACTTGGAGAAACAGCGCAGTCGAATTGGCTGTAGGACCATAGTTTACTGGGGAATTGGCAGGAACCGTTACCAGTTGGAAATTCCAGAGAATTTCATCACCCGTAACTTGCCAGAAGAATACGAATTGAAGTCCACCAAAAAGGGCTGTAAACGATACTGGACCAAAACTATTGAGAAGAAGCTGGCTAATCTGATAAATGCTGAAGAACGGAGAGATGTATCACTGAAGGATTGCATGCGGCGACTATTCTATAACTTTGATAAAAATTACAAGAACTGGCAGGCTGCTGTAGAGTGCATTGCGGTGTTGG ATGTCTTATTGTGCTTGGCTAACTACAGTCGAGGAGGTGATGGTCCTATGTGTCGTCCAGTAATTCTGTTACCAAAAGAAGATGCTCCTGTCTTCTTAGACCTTAAAGGATCACGCCATCCCTGCATCACAAAGACTTTTTTTGGAGCAGAGTTTATTCCCAATGACATTGTAATAGGctgtgaggaggaagaggaggaaaatggcAAAGCTTATTGTGTGCTTGTTACTGGACCTAACATGGGGGGCAAGTCTACCCTTATGAGACAG GCTGGCTTGTTAGCTGTACTGGCCCAGATGGGTTGTTATGTACCTGCGGAAGTGTGCAGGCTCACACCAATTGATAGAGTATTTACTAGACTTGGTGCCTCAGACAGAATAATGTcag gtgaaagTACATTTTTTGTCGAATTGAGTGAAACTGCCAGTATACTTACACATGCAACAGCACATTCTCTGGTGCTTGTGGATGAATTAG GAAGAGGTACTGCAACATTTGATGGGACAGCAATAGCAAGTGCAGTTGTTAAAGAACTTGCTGAGAATATCAAGTGTCGTACATTGTTTTCTACCCACTATCATTCCCTAGTTGAAGATTATTCTCAAAATGTTGCAGTGCGCCTAGGACACATG gcATGCATGGTAGAAAATGAATGTGAAGATCCCAGTCAAGAGACTATTACCTTCCTTTATAAATTCATTAAGGGAGCATGTCCTAAAAGCTATGGCTTTAATGCAGCAAGGCTTGCTAATCTTCCAGAGGAGGTTATTCAAAAGGGACATAGAAAAGCAAGAGAATTTGAGAAGATAACTAATTCACTGCGATTATTTCG ggaAGTTTGCCTGGCTAGTGAAAGGTCGACTGTAGATGCTGAAGCTGTCCATAAGTTGTTGACTATGATTGAGGAATTATAG
- the MSH6 gene encoding DNA mismatch repair protein Msh6 isoform X1, translating to MSRQSTLYSFFPKSPAALNNSNKARVKASGEGGAAAATRASPSPSGDAAWSEDGPGPGPGRLASSASPPEARDLNGGLQRSTAPAVPSSSSCDFSPGDLVWAKMEGYPWWPCLVYNHPFDGTFIREKGKSARVHVQFFDDSPTRGWVSRRLLKPYTGSKSKEAQKGGHFYSAKPEILRAMQRADEALNKDKIKRLELAVCDEPSEPEEEEMEVGATYASDKSEEDHEMESEEEVPPKVQGSRRSSRQIKKRRVISDSESDIGGSDVEFKPDAKEEGSSDEISSGLGDSDSESLHSSVKVAPKRKRMVTGNGSLKRKSSRKEIPSVTKRATSISSETRSALCAFSAPQNSESQAHISGGCDDNSRPTVWYHETLEWLKEEKRRDVHRRRPDHPDFDASTLHVPEDFLNSCTPGMRKWWQIKSQNFDLVIFYKVGKFYELYHMDALTGVNELGLVFMKGNWAHSGFPEIAFGRYSDSLVQKGYKVARVEQTETPEMMEARCRKMAHICKHDKVVRREICRVITKGTQTYSVLEGDPSENYSKYLLSLKEKEDDNSGHTRVYGVCFVDASLGKFFIGQFSDDRHCSRFRTLVAHYPPVQVLFEKGNLSTETKMILKGSLSSSLQEALIPGSQFWDAAKTLRTLLEEGYFTEKLNEDSGVMLPQVLKGMTSESDSIGLTPGEKSELALSALGGCVFYLKKCLIDQELLSMANFEEYIPLDSDMVNATRPGAFFSKTSQRMVLDSVTLNNLEIFLNGTNGSTEGTLLEKIDTCHTPFGKRLLKQWLCAPLCNPSAINDRLDAIEDLMVVPDKIPELADLLKKLPDLERLLSKIHNVGSPLKSQNHPDSRAIMYEETTYSKKKIIDFLSALEGFKVMCKIIGIMEEVIDDFKSKILKQVITLQTKNPEGRFPDLTVELNRWDTAFDHEKARKTGLITPKAGFDSDYDQALADIKENEQSLLEYLEKQRSRIGCRTIVYWGIGRNRYQLEIPENFITRNLPEEYELKSTKKGCKRYWTKTIEKKLANLINAEERRDVSLKDCMRRLFYNFDKNYKNWQAAVECIAVLDVLLCLANYSRGGDGPMCRPVILLPKEDAPVFLDLKGSRHPCITKTFFGAEFIPNDIVIGCEEEEEENGKAYCVLVTGPNMGGKSTLMRQAGLLAVLAQMGCYVPAEVCRLTPIDRVFTRLGASDRIMSGESTFFVELSETASILTHATAHSLVLVDELGRGTATFDGTAIASAVVKELAENIKCRTLFSTHYHSLVEDYSQNVAVRLGHMACMVENECEDPSQETITFLYKFIKGACPKSYGFNAARLANLPEEVIQKGHRKAREFEKITNSLRLFREVCLASERSTVDAEAVHKLLTMIEEL from the exons CAGTTCTTGTGACTTCTCACCAGGTGATTTGGtttgggccaagatggagggCTACCCCTGGTGGCCTTGCCTGGTTTACAACCACCCTTTTGATGGAACATTCATCCGTGAGAAAGGGAAGTCTGCCCGGGTTCATGTACAATTTTTTGATGACAGCCCAACAAGGGGCTGGGTTAGCAGAAGGCTATTAAAGCCATATACAG GTTCAAAATCAAAGGAAGCCCAGAAAGGAGGTCATTTTTATAGTGCAAAGCCTGAAATACTCAGAGCAATGCAACGTGCAGATGAAGCCTTGAATAAAGACAAGATTAAGAGGCTTGAATTGGCAGTGTGTGATGAGCCCTCAGAaccagaggaggaagaaatggag GTAGGTGCAACTTATGCATCAGATAAGAGTGAAGAAGACCATGAAATGGAGAGTGAAGAGGAAGTACCACCTAAGGTGCAAGGATCTAGGAGAAGTAGCCGCCAAATTAAAAAACGAAGAGTCATATCAGACTCTGAGAGCGACATCGGTGGCTCTGATGTGGAATTCAAGCCAGATgctaaggaagaaggaagcagtGATGAAATAAGCAGTGGATTGGGGGATAGTGACAGCGAAAGCCTGCACAGCTCTGTCAAAGTTGCTCCGAAGCGGAAGAGAATGGTGACTGGAAATGGTTCTCTCAAAAGGAAAAGTTCAAGGAAGGAAATTCCCTCAGTCACCAAACGAGCAACCAGCATTTCATCTGAAACCAGGAGTGCTTTGTGTGCTTTCTCTGCCCCTCAAAATTCTGAATCCCAAGCCCACATTAGCGGAGGATGTGATGATAATAGTCGCCCCACTGTCTGGTATCATGAAACTTTAGAGTGGCttaaggaggaaaagagaagagatgtGCATAGGAGGCGACCCGATCATCCCGATTTTGATGCATCTACACTCCATGTGCCTGAGGATTTCCTTAATTCCTGTACTCCCGGGATGAGGAAGTGGTGGCAGATTAAGTCTCAGAACTTTGATCTTGTCATATTTTATAAGGTGGGGAAGTTTTATGAGCTGTACCACATGGATGCTCTTACTGGAGTCAATGAATTAGGGCTGGTGTTCATGAAAGGCAACTGGGCCCATTCTGGTTTCCCTGAAATTGCATTTGGCCGATACTCAGATTCTCTGGTCCAGAAGGGCTACAAAGTAGCACGAGTGGAACAGACTGAGACCCCGGAAATGATGGAGGCAAGATGCCGAAAGATGGCGCATATATGTAAGCATGATAAAGTGGTGAGGAGGGAGATTTGTAGGGTCATTACTAAGGGTACACAGACATACAGTGTGCTGGAAGGTGACCCCTCTGAGAACTATAGCAAATATCTTCTTAGCCTCAAAGAAAAAGAGGATGATAATTCTGGCCACACTCGAGTGTATGGTGTGTGCTTCGTTGATGCCTCGCTTGGAAAGTTTTTCATAGGTCAGTTTTCAGATGATCGCCATTGTTCCAGGTTTAGGACTCTAGTGGCACATTACCCTCCAGTACAAGTCTTGTTTGAGAAAGGAAATCTCTCAACAGAAACTAAGATGATTTTGAAGGGTTCATTATCCTCTTCTCTTCAGGAAGCTCTGATACCAGGCTCCCAGTTTTGGGATGCAGCCAAAACTTTGAGAACTCTCCTTGAAGAAggatattttacagaaaagttaaatgaGGACAGTGGGGTGATGTTACCCCAGGTGCTTAAGGGTATGACTTCAGAGTCTGATTCTATTGGGTTGACACCAGGAGAGAAGAGTGAATTGGCCCTCTCTGCTCTAGGTGGTTGTGTCTTCTACCTCAAAAAATGCCTTATCGATCAGGAGCTTTTATCAATGGCTAATTTTGAAGAATATATTCCCTTGGATTCAGACATGGTCAATGCTACAAGACCTGgtgcttttttttctaaaaccagTCAACGAATGGTGCTAGATTCTGTGACATTAAACAACTTGGAGATTTTTCTGAATGGAACAAATGGTTCTACTGAAGGTACTCTGCTAGAGAAGATTGATACCTGCCATACTCCTTTTGGTAAGCGGCTCCTAAAGCAATGGCTTTGTGCCCCACTGTGTAACCCTTCTGCTATCAACGATCGTCTGGATGCTATTGAAGATCTAATGGTTGTGCCTGACAAAATCCCTGAGCTTGCAGACCTTCTAAAGAAGCTTCCAGACCTTGAGAGACTATTGAGTAAAATTCATAATGTTGGCTCTCCCTTAAAGAGTCAGAACCATCCAGATAGTAGGGCTATAATGTATGAAGAAACTACCTATAGCAAAAAAAAgattattgattttctttctgctctggaaGGATTTAAAGTAATGTGTAAAATTATAGGGATTATGGAAGAAGTCATTGATGACTTTAAGTCTAAAATCCTTAAGCAGGTCATTACTCTGCAGACAAAAAATCCCGAAGGCCGTTTTCCAGATTTAACTGTAGAACTGAACCGATGGGATACAGCCTTTGACCATGAAAAGGCTCGAAAGACTGGACTGATTACTCCCAAAGCAGGATTTGACTCGGATTATGACCAAGCTCTTGctgacataaaagaaaatgagcagagCCTCTTGGAATACTTGGAGAAACAGCGCAGTCGAATTGGCTGTAGGACCATAGTTTACTGGGGAATTGGCAGGAACCGTTACCAGTTGGAAATTCCAGAGAATTTCATCACCCGTAACTTGCCAGAAGAATACGAATTGAAGTCCACCAAAAAGGGCTGTAAACGATACTGGACCAAAACTATTGAGAAGAAGCTGGCTAATCTGATAAATGCTGAAGAACGGAGAGATGTATCACTGAAGGATTGCATGCGGCGACTATTCTATAACTTTGATAAAAATTACAAGAACTGGCAGGCTGCTGTAGAGTGCATTGCGGTGTTGG ATGTCTTATTGTGCTTGGCTAACTACAGTCGAGGAGGTGATGGTCCTATGTGTCGTCCAGTAATTCTGTTACCAAAAGAAGATGCTCCTGTCTTCTTAGACCTTAAAGGATCACGCCATCCCTGCATCACAAAGACTTTTTTTGGAGCAGAGTTTATTCCCAATGACATTGTAATAGGctgtgaggaggaagaggaggaaaatggcAAAGCTTATTGTGTGCTTGTTACTGGACCTAACATGGGGGGCAAGTCTACCCTTATGAGACAG GCTGGCTTGTTAGCTGTACTGGCCCAGATGGGTTGTTATGTACCTGCGGAAGTGTGCAGGCTCACACCAATTGATAGAGTATTTACTAGACTTGGTGCCTCAGACAGAATAATGTcag gtgaaagTACATTTTTTGTCGAATTGAGTGAAACTGCCAGTATACTTACACATGCAACAGCACATTCTCTGGTGCTTGTGGATGAATTAG GAAGAGGTACTGCAACATTTGATGGGACAGCAATAGCAAGTGCAGTTGTTAAAGAACTTGCTGAGAATATCAAGTGTCGTACATTGTTTTCTACCCACTATCATTCCCTAGTTGAAGATTATTCTCAAAATGTTGCAGTGCGCCTAGGACACATG gcATGCATGGTAGAAAATGAATGTGAAGATCCCAGTCAAGAGACTATTACCTTCCTTTATAAATTCATTAAGGGAGCATGTCCTAAAAGCTATGGCTTTAATGCAGCAAGGCTTGCTAATCTTCCAGAGGAGGTTATTCAAAAGGGACATAGAAAAGCAAGAGAATTTGAGAAGATAACTAATTCACTGCGATTATTTCG ggaAGTTTGCCTGGCTAGTGAAAGGTCGACTGTAGATGCTGAAGCTGTCCATAAGTTGTTGACTATGATTGAGGAATTATAG